From a region of the Anoplopoma fimbria isolate UVic2021 breed Golden Eagle Sablefish chromosome 16, Afim_UVic_2022, whole genome shotgun sequence genome:
- the LOC129104207 gene encoding collagen alpha-2(VI) chain-like isoform X2, with product MAMISGFIFLCLLQAAVPQGLTPRGPRPIPGQSDPPNPTPPPLEPTPRPQAGIIDCPVKLFFTLDTSETIALQESPPGSLWKKVMEFTKIFAQKLDDEDYRGQIHISWSIGGLNFSETQHVFSQFTTKENFIRILNQGIIYEGKGTHTDCALKKMTHHMTHHFSGTGAVLFSVVITDGHVTAEKCGGIKAMAENARENKIHIFSVAPSRNIDELGMRDITGSLPEVYRDDYIVVDVVDGKPAIKTESIDRIIKIMKHQAYAQCYEQKCLKTPGIPGPNGQTGPKGMKGDRGQIGPGGAKGRHGDPGIEGPIGQPGQKGGTGLEGDKGEIGSTGGKGVAGVSGMNGTDGQKGKIGRIGAPGCKGDPGDKGPDGFHGDVGDTGLPGNNGEKGDPGRLGKPGPPGPRGDQGPKGEEGNPGNPGPPGKKGPLGVPGSLGPPGEEGRRGDPGTKGGQGSDGLKGAKGEQGPHGGRGQPGVNGLAGPKGNQGLPGPRGLPGEIGGPGGNGTKGNAGDPGPRGDSGQPGPKGDSGRPGFSFTGPRGPNGDKGDQSRRGPNGSRGDCGAKGQAGVNGPPGEAGDEGQPGEPGGRGTRGNPGSDGDPGPMGDPGLNDCDVMTYVRETCGCCDCEKHCGALDIVFVIDSSESVGLTNFTLEKNFVINTINQLGSFANDPASSTGTRVGVVQFSHNGTFEAIHLDDPTVNSLSAFKTAVKNLQWIAGGTFTPSALKFAYDSLIRDGKRAQAKVSVVVITDGRFDPRDDENYLQYLCDNNVVVNAIGIGDMFTKKQDDEILGSIACNKKERVTGMARYVDLVAEDFIKTMETVLCPDPVIVCPNLPCKSEPDVAPCVQRPVDLVFLLDGSERLGTENFRYVREFVQKVADRLGLAKSKDDRMRARLALIEFGRETENRVAFSLTHNPATIADGIEHLSYLDSASSIGPAILYTIDTILGKGNERQTRRFAEVSFVFITDGITDSNNLDEAVSAMRGAQVVSTVLATTSDVDQKVLMKLAMDDQDAIFKGKDFSDLLLSSLFDRFIKWVC from the exons CTGGGATAATCGATTGTCCCGTCAAGCTGTTTTTCACCCTCGACACCTCAGAGACCATCGCCTTACAGGAGTCCCCGCCTGGGAGTCTGTGGAAAAAAGTTATGGAGTTCACCAAGATCTTTGCCCAGAAGCTGGATGATGAGGATTACAGGGGCCAGATCCATATCTCCTGGTCCATAGGAGGCCTGAACTTCTCTGAGACGCAGCACGTCTTCAGTCAGTTCACAACCAAGGAGAACTTTATCAGGATTCTCAATCAAGGGATTATATACGAAGGCAAAGGAACGCACACTGACTGCGCCCTCAAAAAAATGACTCACCATATGACCCACCACTTCTCAGGGACGGGTGCCGTCCTCTTCTCTGTGGTCATCACCGACGGGCATGTGACGGCAGAAAAATGCGGAGGGATCAAGGCGATGGCAGAGAATGCCCGGGAAAACAAGATCCACATTTTCTCAGTGGCGCCGTCCAGAAACATTGATGAATTAGGAATGAGGGACATAACCGGCTCTCTCCCTGAGGTGTACCGTGATGACTACATAGTCGTGGACGTCGTTGATGGGAAACCAGCAATAAAGACTGAATCCATCGATCGTATCATAAAGATTATG aaaCATCAAGCCTATGCACAG TGTTATGAGCAAAAATGCTTGAAGACTCCTGGGATCCCTGGACCAAACGGGCAGACAGGACCCAAA GGTATGAAAGGAGACAGAGGTCAAATTGGACCAGGCGGAGCAAAGGGTAGACAC GGTGATCCTGGAATTGAGGGTCCAATCGGACAACCGGGTCAAAAG GGAGGGACTGGTTTGGAAGGTGACAAG GGTGAAATCGGATCAACTGGAGGAAAG GGTGTGGCAGGAGTATCTGGAATGAATGGAACTGACGGTCAAAAG GGTAAAATTGGCCGAATTGGAGCTCCTGGTTGCAAAGGTGATCCGGGTGATAAG GGACCAGATGGTTTCCATGGAGATGTTGGTGACACTGGGCTACCTGGTAACAACGGTGAAAAG gGAGACCCAGGCCGCCTTGGAAAGCCGGGTCCCCCTGGCCCTCGTGGTGACCAAGGACCAAAG GGTGAAGAAGGAAATCCTGGAAATCCAGGGCCACCGGGCAAAAAGGGTCCTCTG GGGGTTCCTGGCTCACTTGGACCACCTGGCGAAGAA ggaaggagaggagacccTGGGACAAAGGGAGGACAAGGTTCTGATGGGCTAAAAGGAGCGAAG gggGAACAAGGGCCACATGGAGGCAGAGGCCAGCCCGGAGTTAACGGACTTGCAGGCCCAAAG GGGAACCAAGGACTACCGGGACCGAGGGGTCTGCCAGGAGAAATAGGGGGCCCGGGAGGAAAT GGCACCAAGGGTAATGCTGGGGATCCTGGACCAAGGGGAGACTCTGGGCAACCTGGACCAAAA gGTGACAGTGGAAGACCGGGATTCAGCTTTACTGGACCGAGAGGACCCAAT GGAGACAAAGGTGATCAAAGTAGAAGAGGACCCAATGGGAGCAGAGGTGATTGTGGTGCCAAAGGACAAGCTGGAGTTAATGGACCACCAGGAGAGGCT GGGGACGAGGGTCAGCCGGGTGAGccaggaggcagaggaaccaGAGGGAATCCTGGATCTGAT GGGGACCCCGGACCAATGGGCGATCCTGGGCTCAAT GACTGTGATGTCATGACTTACGTCAGGGAGACGTGTGGTTGTTGTG ACTGTGAGAAGCACTGTGGAGCTCTGGACATTGTGTTTGTAATCGATAGCTCAGAGAGTGTTGGGCTGACAAACTTCACCCTGGAAAAGAACTTTGTTATCAACACCATCAACCAGTTGGGATCTTTTGCCAACGACCCTGCGTCTTCAACCG GCACAAGAGTCGGAGTTGTTCAATTCAGCCACAACGGGACCTTTGAAGCCATTCATCTCGACGACCCAACCGTCAACTCCTTGTCTGCCTTTAAAACGGCAGTGAAGAACCTACAGTGGATAGCCGGGGGCACCTTCACGCCCTCAGCTCTCAAGTTTGCCTACGATAGCCTCATCAGGGACGGCAAGAGAGCCCAAGCCAAAGTATCCGTGGTGGTGATCACAGATGGTCGCTTTGACCCACGTGACGACGAGAATTATCTCCAATACCTTTGCGACAACAATGTGGTGGTGAATGCCATCGGGATTGGTGATATGTTTACAAAGAAACAGGATGACGAGATCCTCGGGTCGATCGCGTGCAACAAAAAGGAGCGTGTCACTGGGATGGCGCGTTACGTTGACTTGGTGGCTGAGGACTTCATAAAGACGATGGAGACTGTGCTCTGTCCTG ATCCTGTGATTGTGTGCCCAAATCTCCCCTGTAAAAGTG AGCCTGATGTAGCTCCGTGTGTCCAGCGGCCGGTGGATTTGGTGTTTCTGCTAGATGGCTCGGAGCGCCTTGGGACGGAAAACTTTCGGTACGTCCGTGAATTTGTGCAGAAGGTGGCAGACAGACTGGGATTGGCCAAGAGCAAGGACGATCGTATGCGAGCCCGCTTGGCGTTGATAGAATTCGGCAGAGAGACCGAGAACCGCGTGgccttctctctcacacacaacccTGCCACCATCGCCGACGGCATAGAGCACTTGTCTTATCTGGATTCTGCTTCAAGCATCGGGCCTGCCATCCTTTACACCATCGACACCATCTTGGGTAAAGGAAATGAACGCCAGACGAGGCGTTTCGCAGAGGTTTCGTTTGTTTTCATCACAGACGGCATCACTGACAGCAACAACCTGGACGAGGCTGTGAGTGCCATGCGTGGGGCACAGGTCGTTTCCACAGTGTTAGCCACGACAAGTGACGTTGACCAAAAAGTCCTAATGAAGCTGGCCATGGACGACCAGGACGCCATCTTCAAAGGAAAAGACTTCTCTGATCTGCTCCTGTCTAGTTTGTTCGACCGTTTCATCAAGTGGGTTTGTTAA
- the LOC129104207 gene encoding collagen alpha-2(VI) chain-like isoform X1 codes for MAMISGFIFLCLLQAAVPQGLTPRGPRPIPGQSDPPNPTPPPLEPTPRPQGCKTGIIDCPVKLFFTLDTSETIALQESPPGSLWKKVMEFTKIFAQKLDDEDYRGQIHISWSIGGLNFSETQHVFSQFTTKENFIRILNQGIIYEGKGTHTDCALKKMTHHMTHHFSGTGAVLFSVVITDGHVTAEKCGGIKAMAENARENKIHIFSVAPSRNIDELGMRDITGSLPEVYRDDYIVVDVVDGKPAIKTESIDRIIKIMKHQAYAQCYEQKCLKTPGIPGPNGQTGPKGMKGDRGQIGPGGAKGRHGDPGIEGPIGQPGQKGGTGLEGDKGEIGSTGGKGVAGVSGMNGTDGQKGKIGRIGAPGCKGDPGDKGPDGFHGDVGDTGLPGNNGEKGDPGRLGKPGPPGPRGDQGPKGEEGNPGNPGPPGKKGPLGVPGSLGPPGEEGRRGDPGTKGGQGSDGLKGAKGEQGPHGGRGQPGVNGLAGPKGNQGLPGPRGLPGEIGGPGGNGTKGNAGDPGPRGDSGQPGPKGDSGRPGFSFTGPRGPNGDKGDQSRRGPNGSRGDCGAKGQAGVNGPPGEAGDEGQPGEPGGRGTRGNPGSDGDPGPMGDPGLNDCDVMTYVRETCGCCDCEKHCGALDIVFVIDSSESVGLTNFTLEKNFVINTINQLGSFANDPASSTGTRVGVVQFSHNGTFEAIHLDDPTVNSLSAFKTAVKNLQWIAGGTFTPSALKFAYDSLIRDGKRAQAKVSVVVITDGRFDPRDDENYLQYLCDNNVVVNAIGIGDMFTKKQDDEILGSIACNKKERVTGMARYVDLVAEDFIKTMETVLCPDPVIVCPNLPCKSEPDVAPCVQRPVDLVFLLDGSERLGTENFRYVREFVQKVADRLGLAKSKDDRMRARLALIEFGRETENRVAFSLTHNPATIADGIEHLSYLDSASSIGPAILYTIDTILGKGNERQTRRFAEVSFVFITDGITDSNNLDEAVSAMRGAQVVSTVLATTSDVDQKVLMKLAMDDQDAIFKGKDFSDLLLSSLFDRFIKWVC; via the exons CTGGGATAATCGATTGTCCCGTCAAGCTGTTTTTCACCCTCGACACCTCAGAGACCATCGCCTTACAGGAGTCCCCGCCTGGGAGTCTGTGGAAAAAAGTTATGGAGTTCACCAAGATCTTTGCCCAGAAGCTGGATGATGAGGATTACAGGGGCCAGATCCATATCTCCTGGTCCATAGGAGGCCTGAACTTCTCTGAGACGCAGCACGTCTTCAGTCAGTTCACAACCAAGGAGAACTTTATCAGGATTCTCAATCAAGGGATTATATACGAAGGCAAAGGAACGCACACTGACTGCGCCCTCAAAAAAATGACTCACCATATGACCCACCACTTCTCAGGGACGGGTGCCGTCCTCTTCTCTGTGGTCATCACCGACGGGCATGTGACGGCAGAAAAATGCGGAGGGATCAAGGCGATGGCAGAGAATGCCCGGGAAAACAAGATCCACATTTTCTCAGTGGCGCCGTCCAGAAACATTGATGAATTAGGAATGAGGGACATAACCGGCTCTCTCCCTGAGGTGTACCGTGATGACTACATAGTCGTGGACGTCGTTGATGGGAAACCAGCAATAAAGACTGAATCCATCGATCGTATCATAAAGATTATG aaaCATCAAGCCTATGCACAG TGTTATGAGCAAAAATGCTTGAAGACTCCTGGGATCCCTGGACCAAACGGGCAGACAGGACCCAAA GGTATGAAAGGAGACAGAGGTCAAATTGGACCAGGCGGAGCAAAGGGTAGACAC GGTGATCCTGGAATTGAGGGTCCAATCGGACAACCGGGTCAAAAG GGAGGGACTGGTTTGGAAGGTGACAAG GGTGAAATCGGATCAACTGGAGGAAAG GGTGTGGCAGGAGTATCTGGAATGAATGGAACTGACGGTCAAAAG GGTAAAATTGGCCGAATTGGAGCTCCTGGTTGCAAAGGTGATCCGGGTGATAAG GGACCAGATGGTTTCCATGGAGATGTTGGTGACACTGGGCTACCTGGTAACAACGGTGAAAAG gGAGACCCAGGCCGCCTTGGAAAGCCGGGTCCCCCTGGCCCTCGTGGTGACCAAGGACCAAAG GGTGAAGAAGGAAATCCTGGAAATCCAGGGCCACCGGGCAAAAAGGGTCCTCTG GGGGTTCCTGGCTCACTTGGACCACCTGGCGAAGAA ggaaggagaggagacccTGGGACAAAGGGAGGACAAGGTTCTGATGGGCTAAAAGGAGCGAAG gggGAACAAGGGCCACATGGAGGCAGAGGCCAGCCCGGAGTTAACGGACTTGCAGGCCCAAAG GGGAACCAAGGACTACCGGGACCGAGGGGTCTGCCAGGAGAAATAGGGGGCCCGGGAGGAAAT GGCACCAAGGGTAATGCTGGGGATCCTGGACCAAGGGGAGACTCTGGGCAACCTGGACCAAAA gGTGACAGTGGAAGACCGGGATTCAGCTTTACTGGACCGAGAGGACCCAAT GGAGACAAAGGTGATCAAAGTAGAAGAGGACCCAATGGGAGCAGAGGTGATTGTGGTGCCAAAGGACAAGCTGGAGTTAATGGACCACCAGGAGAGGCT GGGGACGAGGGTCAGCCGGGTGAGccaggaggcagaggaaccaGAGGGAATCCTGGATCTGAT GGGGACCCCGGACCAATGGGCGATCCTGGGCTCAAT GACTGTGATGTCATGACTTACGTCAGGGAGACGTGTGGTTGTTGTG ACTGTGAGAAGCACTGTGGAGCTCTGGACATTGTGTTTGTAATCGATAGCTCAGAGAGTGTTGGGCTGACAAACTTCACCCTGGAAAAGAACTTTGTTATCAACACCATCAACCAGTTGGGATCTTTTGCCAACGACCCTGCGTCTTCAACCG GCACAAGAGTCGGAGTTGTTCAATTCAGCCACAACGGGACCTTTGAAGCCATTCATCTCGACGACCCAACCGTCAACTCCTTGTCTGCCTTTAAAACGGCAGTGAAGAACCTACAGTGGATAGCCGGGGGCACCTTCACGCCCTCAGCTCTCAAGTTTGCCTACGATAGCCTCATCAGGGACGGCAAGAGAGCCCAAGCCAAAGTATCCGTGGTGGTGATCACAGATGGTCGCTTTGACCCACGTGACGACGAGAATTATCTCCAATACCTTTGCGACAACAATGTGGTGGTGAATGCCATCGGGATTGGTGATATGTTTACAAAGAAACAGGATGACGAGATCCTCGGGTCGATCGCGTGCAACAAAAAGGAGCGTGTCACTGGGATGGCGCGTTACGTTGACTTGGTGGCTGAGGACTTCATAAAGACGATGGAGACTGTGCTCTGTCCTG ATCCTGTGATTGTGTGCCCAAATCTCCCCTGTAAAAGTG AGCCTGATGTAGCTCCGTGTGTCCAGCGGCCGGTGGATTTGGTGTTTCTGCTAGATGGCTCGGAGCGCCTTGGGACGGAAAACTTTCGGTACGTCCGTGAATTTGTGCAGAAGGTGGCAGACAGACTGGGATTGGCCAAGAGCAAGGACGATCGTATGCGAGCCCGCTTGGCGTTGATAGAATTCGGCAGAGAGACCGAGAACCGCGTGgccttctctctcacacacaacccTGCCACCATCGCCGACGGCATAGAGCACTTGTCTTATCTGGATTCTGCTTCAAGCATCGGGCCTGCCATCCTTTACACCATCGACACCATCTTGGGTAAAGGAAATGAACGCCAGACGAGGCGTTTCGCAGAGGTTTCGTTTGTTTTCATCACAGACGGCATCACTGACAGCAACAACCTGGACGAGGCTGTGAGTGCCATGCGTGGGGCACAGGTCGTTTCCACAGTGTTAGCCACGACAAGTGACGTTGACCAAAAAGTCCTAATGAAGCTGGCCATGGACGACCAGGACGCCATCTTCAAAGGAAAAGACTTCTCTGATCTGCTCCTGTCTAGTTTGTTCGACCGTTTCATCAAGTGGGTTTGTTAA